The stretch of DNA ATGACGATAATTCGCGACCTTGTAGTAGCCGCCGAACCAGCCGACATGGACAAACGGCCAGGTCCCGTCGCGCGAGGGCACGAACCGGGTCGCCCGGTTCATCCAGCTTTGCACGATATCGGGCTTCGTCTCGCGAATGAGCCGCGCCAGCTTGCGCCGGGTGGTGAAATCGAACATTCCACCGAACGGGAGTTCGACCGGGTAGATGGAATGCCGCCCGAGCGCCTCGGCGCGCCCCGGGTTGCGCCGGATGACCACAATCTGATCCAGACCCGCGCGATGCAGGCCCGAGACAAGATCGACGAAATAGGTCTCCGCCCCGCCATGCAAAGCGCCCGCCATGATCTGCATCACGCGCATCAGGGAAGCAGCCTTTCGAATTCGGCCGCCGCCTGATCCCACCCCCAGTTGCGCTGCCGGGCCAGCGCCGCCTGGTGCTGGCGGTGCCAGAGTGCGTCATCACCAAGAAGCGCCACGGCTGACCGCGCGAAAGCATCGTCATCAGCGGCGATGAAGCCCGTCTCGCCATCGACGATGCGCTCGCGCACGGCGCCGATATCCTGGATTACCGCCGGCACGCCCATGGCCTGGGCCTCGCCGAGAGCCAGACAATACGTCTCGCCCGGATCGCCGCGATAGAGGATCGCGCGGGCCGACGCCAGTTCCCGGACCAGCACGTCCTTCTGAACCGGCTCGCGCAGCCGGACGCCCTGATCGGCCAATGCGCGCGCCCGGTCCAGGACCGCCTTCATTTGTGCCGCCTTCCGGTCGCCGGCCGCACCATAGGTGCTGGCGCCGGAAAAGACATGAAGCTCGGCCGCCGGAAGAGCCGGATGGATGTCGCGCGCCCAGAGCTCGAGCAACCAGTCGAGTGATCGCAGCGGGTTGGACGTGAAGATCGCGCGCGGGGGCGGCGGCGCGGCGGCCGGTTCTCCGATGCGGAATCTTTCCTCGATGCCATAGGGAAGAATAACCCGCCCGCCATCGGGCGCCCAGGCGGGATAGGTTGCGAGGTGACTGCGGCCGGAAAAAATGATCACGGGCCGCCACCGGGCGAGACGCCAAAGGTAGCGGAACTTGAGGAGATATTGCGCCGGGTTGTGGATCCAGAAGATCCGGCGGCGCGCGCCGGGAAACCCGTCGAGCAGACGGTAACTCCTGTTGGCGACATAAAGATCGGGCTGCTCGGGCGCAGGCGTGTCCAGCGGCGCCCAATCGACTCCGTTGACCACCGCCGCGGCCGGACAGTTGTTGCGGACAAACACCTCATGTCCGCGCCCGGCAAGCGCCTCGGCGAGCGAGACGAAGGCCGATTCGGCGCCACCCAACGCCCGCTCGGTCAGGGTATGCCCGTCAAAGGCGATCCCGTCATCGGTCATCACCACCCGCGCCATCACGCGCCCTCGTCGCCGGTATCGCCGGACCCCTCGAGGCGCGCCTTGGCATAGGACAAAATCGGGTAGAGC from Alphaproteobacteria bacterium encodes:
- a CDS encoding glycosyltransferase, translating into MARVVMTDDGIAFDGHTLTERALGGAESAFVSLAEALAGRGHEVFVRNNCPAAAVVNGVDWAPLDTPAPEQPDLYVANRSYRLLDGFPGARRRIFWIHNPAQYLLKFRYLWRLARWRPVIIFSGRSHLATYPAWAPDGGRVILPYGIEERFRIGEPAAAPPPPRAIFTSNPLRSLDWLLELWARDIHPALPAAELHVFSGASTYGAAGDRKAAQMKAVLDRARALADQGVRLREPVQKDVLVRELASARAILYRGDPGETYCLALGEAQAMGVPAVIQDIGAVRERIVDGETGFIAADDDAFARSAVALLGDDALWHRQHQAALARQRNWGWDQAAAEFERLLP